One Oryzomonas sagensis DNA segment encodes these proteins:
- the pal gene encoding peptidoglycan-associated lipoprotein Pal, which translates to MKRGTMVVLAALSLAALLASGCANKEVVKSEEPVVKAEQPKAPEVARPEVAPQPTKQAQPEQATPAAEPIKQAEAPVAAAPAAETAFESVYFDFDKSDLSQDARDVLSKNAEILLKNKPGIKVQIAGHCDERGSAEYNLALGERRAKSALHYLTTLGVAADRLSIISYGKEKPAVDGHDEAAWAKNRRDEFVIVQ; encoded by the coding sequence ATGAAACGAGGAACCATGGTAGTGCTGGCAGCGCTTAGTCTGGCGGCTTTGCTGGCCAGCGGTTGCGCAAACAAGGAAGTCGTCAAGAGCGAGGAACCGGTTGTCAAGGCCGAGCAGCCAAAGGCCCCCGAAGTTGCCAGGCCGGAAGTCGCACCCCAGCCGACCAAACAGGCTCAGCCTGAGCAGGCTACCCCGGCGGCCGAGCCGATCAAGCAGGCTGAAGCCCCTGTTGCCGCCGCTCCGGCTGCGGAAACCGCTTTTGAAAGCGTCTATTTTGATTTCGACAAATCAGACCTGAGCCAGGATGCCCGTGACGTGCTCAGCAAAAACGCCGAGATCCTGCTGAAAAACAAGCCCGGCATCAAGGTCCAGATCGCCGGCCATTGCGATGAACGCGGCTCGGCCGAATACAACCTGGCCCTGGGTGAGCGCCGTGCAAAATCGGCCCTGCACTACCTGACCACCCTGGGGGTCGCCGCCGACCGCCTTTCCATCATCAGCTACGGCAAGGAAAAACCGGCGGTCGATGGCCACGATGAGGCCGCCTGGGCCAAGAACAGAAGGGATGAATTCGTTATCGTGCAATAA
- a CDS encoding TolC family protein, producing MKQAFIILMQVVVMAGQANAAPAVQHLTLKEAIGAALENNHLIRAAGHHADAARQGVAIAESYYYPSLTFEEALTASNAPTQAFMMKLDEARFTQNDFLTNNLNHPSASHDFRTALTVNQPLYRPSIAPARELAARESEKQDLGLEAARQDIAFQVFRRYLEVQKAVAQLKAADQAIGDARENLRLAGVRRDAGVGLLSDELRARTHLSAVEQRLISVRNDLELAKLHLADVVGLKNGQELDIAESAPAFAPPLASEDLVAVARENRKELQQYRAELGKSEAALKLARSAYLPEVGAFASYQMNARDVPLGADNDAWVAGVSLTWQLFDGFRRYRDRDRAVAERSATAEQLEQANRDIALQVRENRLRREEMGKRLEVARNALRDAEETVRLLTRRFENSLATMVDLLDAQNALNQVRSNLAESEANYALAGGRVYHAAGTFLKEIMK from the coding sequence GTGAAACAGGCATTCATTATTCTCATGCAGGTTGTGGTGATGGCGGGGCAGGCAAACGCTGCGCCCGCGGTTCAGCACCTGACCCTGAAGGAGGCCATCGGCGCAGCCCTGGAGAATAACCATCTCATCAGGGCCGCCGGCCACCATGCCGACGCGGCGCGCCAGGGGGTTGCCATCGCGGAATCGTACTACTACCCCTCCCTCACCTTCGAGGAGGCCCTTACCGCCTCCAATGCCCCCACCCAGGCCTTCATGATGAAGCTTGACGAGGCACGTTTCACCCAGAACGACTTTCTTACCAATAATCTCAATCACCCCTCCGCCTCCCATGACTTCAGAACCGCCCTGACGGTCAATCAACCGTTATACCGTCCCTCCATCGCTCCGGCCAGGGAACTGGCCGCCCGGGAGTCCGAAAAACAGGACCTGGGATTGGAGGCTGCCCGGCAGGATATCGCCTTCCAGGTTTTCAGGCGCTATCTGGAGGTGCAGAAGGCGGTTGCGCAACTCAAGGCCGCCGACCAGGCGATCGGAGACGCCCGCGAAAACCTGAGGCTGGCAGGGGTGCGCCGCGATGCGGGGGTTGGGCTGCTTTCCGACGAACTTCGCGCCAGGACGCACCTCTCCGCCGTGGAGCAGCGACTCATCAGCGTCCGTAACGACCTGGAACTGGCAAAGCTGCACCTGGCCGATGTGGTCGGCCTCAAAAACGGACAGGAACTGGACATCGCGGAATCGGCGCCAGCCTTTGCCCCGCCCCTCGCCTCCGAAGACCTGGTGGCCGTAGCACGGGAGAACAGGAAAGAGTTGCAGCAGTACCGTGCCGAACTGGGGAAATCCGAGGCGGCCCTCAAGCTGGCCCGCAGCGCCTATCTGCCCGAAGTGGGCGCTTTCGCCTCGTACCAGATGAACGCCAGGGATGTCCCGTTGGGGGCCGATAACGACGCCTGGGTGGCCGGGGTGAGCCTCACGTGGCAACTCTTCGACGGGTTTCGCCGCTATCGCGACCGGGACCGGGCCGTTGCCGAACGTTCGGCAACGGCCGAGCAACTGGAACAGGCAAACAGGGATATCGCCCTCCAGGTGCGGGAAAACCGCCTGCGAAGGGAGGAGATGGGCAAGCGGCTCGAGGTGGCCCGCAATGCCCTGCGGGATGCCGAAGAGACGGTGCGTCTGCTGACGCGGCGTTTCGAAAATTCCCTGGCGACCATGGTTGACTTGCTGGACGCCCAGAACGCCCTCAATCAGGTCCGCTCGAACCTGGCAGAAAGCGAGGCCAACTATGCCCTGGCCGGTGGGCGGGTCTATCATGCGGCCGGGACATTCCTGAAGGAGATTATGAAATGA
- a CDS encoding efflux RND transporter periplasmic adaptor subunit, translating to MTRFSYLLAVGLWAAILAGCGGKGPEAGHGERSPAVVVKGVQVETVKAVAVPDLMEVVGTVKARTSAVVSARIPGTVTVLKVREGDRVRKGQLLARLDAQETGATGAAAVAGSDEAQRALDEAQARKRLADVTFDRYQRLYKEQAVTRQEFDTKQTEQEVAAQGVARAQARYRQAREGARAASRMADYATIVAPISGVVTARQVDLGSTVFPAQPLMTIDSEGSYQLELALPESLATRAKVQTPLQVTLDALQVTISARIAEIVPSADPQSRTFIAKVPLDRKGVASGMFGRASISLGSTANGILLPERAVVERGALTSVWVVDQAHTARMRLVKSGKSVGGKVEILSGLSDGERVVVSGADKVSEGAKVE from the coding sequence ATGACGAGGTTTTCGTATCTGCTCGCCGTAGGCCTGTGGGCGGCAATCCTCGCCGGTTGCGGCGGGAAAGGGCCGGAGGCCGGGCACGGGGAACGTTCGCCGGCAGTGGTCGTCAAGGGCGTCCAGGTGGAAACGGTGAAGGCCGTTGCCGTGCCGGATCTCATGGAGGTGGTCGGCACCGTAAAGGCGCGTACCAGCGCCGTGGTTTCGGCCCGTATCCCCGGCACCGTCACCGTGCTGAAGGTGCGGGAAGGGGACCGGGTCAGGAAGGGACAGCTCCTGGCCCGCCTTGATGCCCAGGAAACCGGGGCGACCGGAGCCGCTGCCGTGGCGGGCAGTGACGAGGCCCAGCGCGCGCTGGATGAAGCTCAGGCCCGCAAGCGGCTGGCCGACGTGACGTTCGACCGCTATCAGCGCCTCTATAAGGAGCAGGCCGTCACCCGCCAGGAATTCGACACCAAACAGACCGAACAGGAGGTGGCCGCCCAGGGCGTTGCCCGGGCCCAGGCCCGTTACCGGCAAGCCAGGGAAGGGGCGCGGGCCGCCTCCCGCATGGCCGATTACGCAACGATAGTTGCCCCGATCTCCGGGGTCGTCACTGCCAGGCAGGTTGACTTGGGGTCCACGGTCTTCCCGGCCCAGCCGTTGATGACCATCGACAGCGAAGGGAGTTACCAGCTTGAGCTGGCCTTGCCGGAATCGCTGGCAACCAGGGCCAAGGTGCAGACGCCGCTTCAGGTCACGCTGGATGCCCTGCAGGTGACCATCAGCGCCAGGATCGCCGAGATCGTCCCTTCTGCCGATCCCCAGAGCCGCACGTTCATCGCCAAAGTGCCCCTGGACCGGAAAGGGGTGGCATCGGGTATGTTCGGGCGCGCTTCCATCAGCCTGGGAAGCACGGCCAACGGCATCCTGCTGCCGGAGCGCGCCGTTGTGGAGCGCGGGGCGCTGACCTCGGTCTGGGTGGTGGATCAGGCTCATACCGCGCGCATGCGGCTGGTGAAGAGCGGCAAGAGCGTTGGCGGCAAGGTGGAGATCCTCTCCGGCCTTTCCGACGGCGAGCGGGTGGTGGTGTCGGGCGCGGATAAGGTCAGCGAAGGCGCGAAGGTGGAATAG
- a CDS encoding efflux RND transporter permease subunit, translated as MERLGFAGKIAHAFIDSKLTPLIVAASLLLGVFAVKMTPREEEPQIVVPMVDIYLPLPGSSPQEVQERVVKPFEGKLWEIKGVEYLYSMSRPGMGIITVRFLVGQPMEESLVKLYNKVMSNRGILPPGAGEPLVVPKSIDDVPIMSLTLWSPRYDHATLRTLAREVCDDLRKGDNAAETEIKGGLTRQVRVTLDAPRLAGYGLSPLQVAAALHKGNAALASGSFTSGNREMLVETGNFLESGDAVKRLVVGVYNGKPVYLADVAQVTDGTRVPDTYVFMGLGPGARAKGLTGDPNRDYAAVTISIAKRKGANATWVAEDLLKKVEALKGKVIPSDVQVTVTRNYGETAKEKNNELLFHMFLAALSVTILIALFMGWRAGAVAAIAIPVTLALTMLIFYLIGYTLNRITLFALIFSIGILVDDAIVVVENIHRYFTTTVLKPLEAAVRAVDEIGNPTVLATFAVIASILPMGFVGGLMGPYMRPIPVGASMAMLFSMLIAFIVTPYFAYRFMKGESHYGSDEAPEDSKLTAFYRKGMGALIHNATLRHGFLAGVVVLLLLSCSLIWFKAVTVKMLPFDNKNELQVIVDAPDGTPLEQTARITREMGDALRGVPEVSDFQLYIGTSAPFNFNGLVRHYYLRRGPNLADIQVNLLRKDERRDQSHAIAKRIRPLLKAVADKYGARVKVAEIPPGPPVLSTLVAEVYGPDDASRAGVAARVKAILARTAGVVDVDWYREDDQQKVTLAVDREKAALAGIPVEDVARTLRIALGGEDVGLLHLPREKEPVTINLRLPVSQRSSVADLSSISLPGPGGNVPLSQLVRATPGAEEKTLYRKNLKNVVYVIGDVAGEIEAPVYAILKVRKEIAALPTPDGAKIEVLASRQPWSEEHVGMKWDGEWHITYEVFRDLGMAFGAVMVLIYILVVAWFRDFTTPLVIMAPIPLTLIGILPGHALFGAFFTATSMIGFIALAGIIVRNSIILIDFAEMKRREGMPLDEAIIEAGAVRFRPMLLTAAAVVVGSFVIVFDPIFQGLAIAMMCGEIASTTLSRVTIPVLYYLVQSWKERHNKGQET; from the coding sequence ATGGAACGTCTCGGCTTCGCCGGAAAAATAGCCCACGCCTTCATCGACTCCAAGCTGACGCCGCTGATCGTTGCCGCCTCGCTCCTTCTGGGCGTCTTTGCGGTCAAGATGACCCCGCGGGAGGAAGAGCCCCAGATCGTCGTGCCCATGGTGGACATCTACCTCCCCCTCCCCGGCTCCTCACCCCAAGAGGTGCAGGAACGGGTGGTGAAGCCCTTCGAAGGCAAGCTCTGGGAGATCAAGGGGGTCGAATACCTTTACTCCATGAGCCGCCCCGGCATGGGGATCATCACGGTGCGCTTCCTGGTGGGGCAACCCATGGAGGAGTCGCTGGTCAAGCTCTACAACAAGGTCATGAGCAACCGCGGCATCCTCCCGCCGGGCGCGGGGGAACCGCTGGTGGTGCCGAAATCCATCGACGATGTCCCCATCATGTCCCTGACCCTCTGGTCCCCGCGCTATGACCACGCCACCCTCCGCACCCTGGCCCGGGAGGTCTGCGATGACCTGAGAAAGGGCGACAATGCCGCCGAAACGGAGATCAAGGGCGGCTTGACGCGCCAGGTGCGGGTGACCCTGGATGCCCCGCGACTGGCCGGTTACGGCCTCTCGCCCCTCCAGGTGGCGGCGGCCCTGCACAAGGGCAACGCCGCGCTCGCCTCCGGCTCCTTCACCAGCGGCAACCGGGAGATGCTGGTGGAAACCGGCAATTTCCTGGAGAGCGGCGATGCGGTCAAGCGTCTGGTGGTCGGGGTGTACAACGGCAAGCCGGTGTACCTGGCCGACGTGGCCCAGGTCACCGACGGGACGAGGGTGCCGGATACGTATGTCTTCATGGGATTGGGACCGGGGGCCCGTGCCAAAGGCCTGACCGGCGACCCGAACCGGGATTACGCCGCGGTGACCATCTCCATCGCCAAGCGCAAGGGGGCCAACGCGACCTGGGTGGCCGAGGACCTGCTGAAAAAGGTCGAGGCACTCAAGGGGAAAGTGATCCCCTCGGATGTGCAGGTCACCGTAACCCGCAACTACGGTGAGACCGCCAAAGAGAAGAACAACGAACTCCTGTTCCACATGTTCCTGGCGGCGCTTTCGGTCACGATCCTGATCGCCCTGTTCATGGGGTGGCGGGCCGGAGCGGTGGCCGCCATCGCCATCCCGGTCACCCTGGCCCTGACCATGCTGATCTTCTACCTGATCGGCTACACGCTCAATCGCATCACCCTGTTCGCCCTGATCTTCTCCATCGGCATCCTGGTGGACGACGCCATCGTGGTGGTGGAGAACATCCACCGCTACTTCACCACCACGGTGCTCAAGCCGTTGGAGGCCGCCGTCCGCGCGGTGGACGAGATCGGGAACCCGACGGTGCTGGCCACTTTCGCGGTGATCGCTTCGATCCTGCCCATGGGCTTCGTGGGCGGGCTGATGGGACCGTACATGCGCCCCATCCCGGTGGGGGCCAGCATGGCCATGCTCTTCTCCATGCTGATCGCCTTTATCGTGACCCCCTACTTTGCCTACCGCTTTATGAAGGGTGAATCCCATTACGGTTCCGACGAGGCGCCCGAGGATTCAAAGCTGACCGCCTTTTACCGCAAGGGCATGGGGGCCCTGATCCACAACGCCACCCTGCGCCACGGCTTTCTGGCAGGCGTGGTGGTCCTGTTGCTGCTCTCCTGCTCGCTGATCTGGTTCAAGGCCGTTACGGTCAAGATGCTCCCCTTCGACAACAAGAACGAGTTGCAGGTGATCGTCGATGCGCCGGACGGGACGCCGCTGGAGCAGACCGCCCGCATTACCCGCGAGATGGGGGATGCCCTGCGGGGCGTGCCCGAGGTCAGCGATTTCCAGCTCTACATCGGCACCAGCGCGCCCTTCAACTTCAACGGTCTGGTACGCCACTACTACCTGCGCCGTGGGCCGAATCTGGCCGATATCCAGGTCAACCTGCTGCGTAAGGACGAGCGCAGGGACCAGTCCCATGCCATTGCCAAGCGCATTCGGCCGCTGCTGAAGGCGGTCGCCGACAAGTACGGGGCGCGGGTCAAGGTGGCCGAGATTCCCCCCGGACCGCCGGTGCTCTCGACCCTGGTGGCCGAGGTCTATGGACCGGACGATGCCAGCCGTGCGGGGGTGGCCGCCAGGGTCAAGGCGATCCTGGCCCGGACCGCCGGGGTGGTTGACGTGGACTGGTATCGGGAGGACGACCAGCAGAAGGTGACCCTCGCCGTTGACCGGGAAAAGGCCGCCCTGGCCGGCATCCCGGTGGAGGATGTGGCGCGGACGCTCAGGATCGCCCTGGGGGGAGAGGATGTGGGGCTGTTGCATCTGCCCCGGGAAAAGGAGCCGGTCACCATCAACCTGCGCCTGCCGGTCTCCCAGAGAAGCTCCGTGGCCGACCTTTCGTCGATCTCCCTCCCCGGACCCGGGGGCAACGTACCGCTCTCCCAACTGGTGCGGGCCACCCCGGGGGCCGAGGAAAAGACTCTGTATCGCAAAAATTTGAAGAATGTCGTCTACGTGATCGGCGACGTGGCCGGCGAGATCGAGGCCCCGGTCTACGCCATCCTCAAGGTGCGCAAGGAGATCGCCGCCCTGCCGACGCCGGACGGTGCAAAGATCGAGGTGCTGGCCTCGCGGCAGCCGTGGAGCGAGGAACACGTGGGCATGAAGTGGGACGGCGAGTGGCACATCACCTACGAGGTCTTCCGCGACCTGGGCATGGCCTTCGGCGCGGTGATGGTGCTGATCTACATCCTGGTGGTGGCCTGGTTCAGGGACTTTACCACCCCCCTGGTGATCATGGCCCCCATCCCCCTGACCCTGATCGGCATCCTGCCGGGGCACGCCCTGTTCGGGGCGTTCTTCACCGCCACCTCCATGATCGGCTTCATCGCCCTGGCCGGCATCATCGTACGCAACTCCATCATCCTCATCGACTTCGCCGAGATGAAGCGCCGGGAGGGGATGCCCCTGGACGAGGCGATCATCGAGGCCGGCGCGGTGCGTTTCCGCCCCATGCTCCTGACCGCCGCCGCCGTGGTGGTGGGGAGCTTCGTGATCGTCTTCGATCCGATTTTCCAGGGACTGGCCATCGCCATGATGTGCGGCGAAATCGCCTCCACGACCCTGTCCCGGGTGACCATACCGGTCCTGTACTATCTGGTGCAGAGTTGGAAAGAACGGCATAATAAGGGACAAGAGACATAA
- a CDS encoding C-GCAxxG-C-C family protein, which yields MFWSKNKQTAPEAAELAEQCRSEAEALYRSGKYHCAEAVLAVVRNHFRPDLPEEVVQMASGFGGGSGSGCMCGAVSGATVGLGLVLKEDKKLISHLTRELHTWFKGKYGVTCCKTIRATNDKGICPVLTGEVAGKIAEMLAKR from the coding sequence ATGTTCTGGTCGAAAAACAAACAAACGGCGCCGGAAGCGGCGGAACTGGCCGAGCAGTGCCGGAGCGAGGCCGAGGCGCTGTACCGCTCGGGGAAATATCATTGCGCCGAGGCGGTGCTGGCGGTGGTCAGGAACCATTTCCGCCCCGACCTGCCCGAGGAGGTGGTGCAGATGGCCAGCGGTTTCGGCGGCGGCTCCGGCTCCGGCTGTATGTGTGGCGCCGTCTCCGGCGCCACCGTGGGACTGGGGCTGGTGTTAAAGGAAGACAAGAAGCTGATCAGCCATCTTACCCGTGAACTGCATACCTGGTTCAAGGGAAAGTATGGCGTAACCTGCTGCAAGACCATCCGCGCCACCAACGACAAGGGCATCTGCCCGGTATTGACGGGGGAGGTGGCGGGGAAGATAGCGGAGATGTTGGCAAAAAGATAG
- a CDS encoding YgaP family membrane protein — protein sequence MKEEYYVERVVRIIAGSFIIVSLLLAHFHSPYWLWFTGFVGLNLFQSGFTQFCPLFTILGKMGVPRFPKGACPPRD from the coding sequence ATGAAGGAAGAATATTACGTCGAACGGGTGGTCCGCATCATCGCCGGGTCATTCATCATCGTCTCGTTGCTGCTGGCCCATTTCCATTCGCCCTACTGGCTCTGGTTCACCGGCTTTGTCGGCCTCAACCTGTTCCAGTCCGGCTTTACCCAGTTCTGCCCCCTGTTCACGATCCTGGGGAAGATGGGGGTGCCGCGGTTTCCCAAGGGGGCCTGCCCGCCGCGGGACTAG
- a CDS encoding NAD(+)--dinitrogen-reductase ADP-D-ribosyltransferase, whose product MENGSFNYCNLPPWVIASRHFNDNPQPLEIQGVKEGNRFLFEKLAAIASQEERALIFNDFMSVKFQLHNWQDQATDTARKSIKNSYLRFLRGWMMDSNSIEGAVLKRWVESRMGITPTFHRARISDIHSEAYFDFSVDVMKGSARTNAIQSQLDLLYEYCQYELVRKYPATKNIPLYRGTYDANEHSVLEQIGKREQIVRLNNLVSFTSDEERAWEFGSTVWRVEVPLSKIFFYNDLLPGSIMKGEGEYLIIGGEYRVRQVMCTL is encoded by the coding sequence GTGGAAAACGGTTCCTTTAACTACTGCAACCTGCCGCCGTGGGTTATCGCCTCGCGCCACTTCAACGACAATCCTCAACCGCTGGAGATTCAGGGCGTCAAGGAGGGCAACCGCTTCCTGTTCGAAAAGCTGGCCGCCATCGCCTCCCAGGAGGAGCGCGCCCTGATCTTCAACGATTTCATGTCGGTCAAGTTTCAGCTCCACAACTGGCAGGACCAGGCCACCGACACCGCCCGCAAAAGCATCAAGAACAGCTACCTGCGTTTCCTGCGCGGCTGGATGATGGATTCCAACTCCATCGAGGGCGCGGTGCTCAAACGCTGGGTCGAGAGCCGCATGGGCATCACCCCCACCTTCCACCGCGCCAGGATTTCCGACATCCACAGCGAGGCCTATTTCGATTTTTCGGTGGATGTCATGAAGGGGAGCGCCCGCACCAACGCCATCCAGTCCCAACTCGACCTGCTCTACGAATACTGCCAGTATGAGTTGGTCCGCAAGTACCCCGCAACAAAAAACATCCCCCTCTACCGGGGCACCTACGATGCCAATGAGCACAGCGTGCTGGAGCAGATCGGCAAACGGGAGCAGATCGTCCGCCTGAACAACCTGGTCTCGTTCACCTCGGACGAAGAGCGGGCCTGGGAGTTCGGCTCCACGGTGTGGCGGGTCGAGGTGCCGCTCAGCAAGATCTTCTTTTACAACGACCTGCTACCCGGCAGCATCATGAAGGGCGAGGGGGAGTACCTGATCATCGGCGGCGAATATCGGGTCCGCCAGGTGATGTGCACGCTGTAG
- a CDS encoding NifB/NifX family molybdenum-iron cluster-binding protein → MLIAVASKDGKEINQHFGHAERFLIYDVEQNEAKLVDEKRVERYCSFDPENPLRGHALRGIAEALTGCRAVVTAQMGEHPQSELEKLGISAFAVSGPIKATLVELAKIL, encoded by the coding sequence ATGCTCATCGCAGTCGCATCCAAGGACGGCAAGGAAATCAACCAGCACTTCGGCCATGCCGAGCGTTTTTTGATCTATGACGTGGAGCAGAACGAAGCCAAACTGGTGGACGAGAAGAGGGTGGAACGCTACTGCAGCTTCGACCCGGAGAACCCGCTGCGCGGCCACGCCCTGCGAGGGATTGCCGAGGCGCTTACGGGATGCCGGGCGGTGGTGACGGCCCAGATGGGCGAGCACCCCCAGAGTGAACTGGAAAAACTGGGGATTAGCGCTTTCGCGGTGTCCGGCCCCATTAAGGCCACGCTGGTGGAACTGGCAAAGATTCTGTAG
- the fdxB gene encoding ferredoxin III, nif-specific, with the protein MSYITALTKNKQEWTPQFIKSIDEELCIGCGRCFKVCAHDVLAFEELDEDDSAKMFMKIENDGNCIGCQACGRTCSKKCFTFEPVAL; encoded by the coding sequence ATGTCTTACATCACCGCCCTGACCAAGAACAAACAGGAATGGACCCCCCAATTCATCAAGTCCATCGACGAAGAGCTCTGTATCGGCTGTGGCCGCTGTTTCAAGGTCTGCGCCCACGACGTCCTGGCCTTCGAGGAACTGGACGAGGACGACTCGGCCAAGATGTTCATGAAGATCGAGAACGACGGCAACTGCATCGGTTGCCAAGCGTGCGGCCGCACCTGTTCCAAGAAGTGCTTTACCTTTGAGCCGGTCGCACTGTAG
- the nifX gene encoding nitrogen fixation protein NifX: MKIAFTTSTGEMIDQHFGQCQSFHIWEVGPDEAGFLTTVSAITTAEDEEDRIMARASAIADCAIVYTMQIGGPAAAKLVAKKIHPMKTGSEVNLKETVERLQEVLRGNAPPWLRKAMNKEQATSFLED; encoded by the coding sequence ATGAAAATAGCATTCACCACTTCAACCGGCGAGATGATCGATCAGCACTTCGGCCAGTGCCAGAGCTTCCACATCTGGGAGGTCGGCCCGGACGAGGCGGGGTTTCTCACGACCGTCAGCGCCATCACCACGGCCGAGGACGAGGAGGATCGCATCATGGCCCGGGCCAGCGCCATCGCCGACTGCGCCATCGTTTATACCATGCAGATCGGCGGCCCGGCGGCGGCCAAACTGGTCGCCAAGAAGATCCACCCCATGAAAACCGGCTCGGAGGTAAACCTGAAGGAGACCGTCGAACGGCTTCAGGAGGTCCTGCGCGGCAACGCGCCGCCATGGCTCAGAAAGGCAATGAACAAGGAACAGGCCACCTCGTTTTTAGAGGATTGA